A DNA window from Vigna angularis cultivar LongXiaoDou No.4 chromosome 1, ASM1680809v1, whole genome shotgun sequence contains the following coding sequences:
- the LOC108337754 gene encoding hypersensitive-induced reaction 1 protein: MGSFLCCVKVEQSTVAMKEGFGRFEKVLQPGCHWMPWFLGKQLAGHLSLRLQQLDLRCETKTKDNVFVNVVASIQYRALAEKANDAFYRLSNTKTQIQAYVFDVIRASLPKLNLDDAFEQKNEIARAVEEELEKAMSAYGFEIVQTLIVDIDPDDRVKRAMNEINAAARSRVAANDRAEAEKILLIKRAEGEAESKYLSGLGIARQRQAIVDGLRDSVLGFSVNVPGTTAKDVMDMVLVTQYFDTMKEIGAASKSSAVFIPHGPGAVRDVATQIRDGLLQASHQ, encoded by the exons ATGGGGAGTTTTTTGTGTTGTGTGAAAGTTGAGCAATCTACAGTGGCTATGAAAGAAGGATTTGGACGATTTGAGAAGGTGCTTCAGCCAGGATGCCATTGGATGCCATGGTTCCTTGGGAAACAACTTGCTGGTCATCTCTCTCTTCGACTACAACAATTGGATCTTCGTTGTGAGACCAAGACAAAG GATAATGTCTTTGTTAATGTTGTTGCCTCAATTCAATATCGTGCCCTGGCTGAGAAGGCCAATGATGCTTTTTACAGACTTAGCAATACAAAGACCCAAATTCAGGCTTATGTTTTTGATG TAATTAGGGCAAGTCTTCCGAAGCTCAACTTGGATGATGCTTTTGAGCAGAAAAATGAAATTGCCAGAGCTGTGGAAGAAGAACTTGAGaag GCTATGTCAGCTTACGGGTTCGAAATTGTTCAAACACTGATTGTTGATATAGACCCAGATGATCGTGTGAAGCGAGCTATGAATGAAATCAATGCTG CTGCAAGATCGAGGGTGGCAGCTAATGACAGGGCAGAGGCGGAGAAGATCTTGCTAATTAAACGAGCAGAGGGTGAGGCTGAATCTAAATATCTCTCTGGGTTGGGTATTGCTCGCCAACGTCAAGCAATTGTGGATGGATTGAGAGACAGTGTGCTTGGATTCTCAGTCAATGTACCTGGGACGACTGCAAAAGATGTTATGGACATGGTCCTTGTCACTCAGTATTTTGATACTATGAAAGAAATTGGCGCTGCCTCCAAGTCTTCTGCTGTCTTTATTCCACATGGACCTGGTGCTGTTCGCGATGTTGCCACCCAAATTCGTGATGGCCTTCTTCAGGCTTCTCATCAGTAG
- the LOC108341091 gene encoding mitochondrial outer membrane protein porin 1, producing MSTSPGIYFDLGKKAKDVLHKDYSNLSPIHFHYQFMDYNVDLSCQLNEILPGFRSLFKCTIPDSGKVELQHLTNYTGITGCIGLEGNLERGYDPVLNLSGLVGTNILSLGANVALDIPTRTFSNLNAGLSLNTPFLVASLTTHDSFDILKASCYHEVNPLSKTAIAAELKHSLSMGETSATIGAQHAVLPETLVKARFDTFGKAGAVIQQGFWERFYVSMAGEVDFKTTDNNLHPKVGVSVALKP from the exons ATGAGCACCAGTCCAGGGATATATTTTGATCTTGGCAAGAAGGCTAAAG ATGTTCTGCACAAGGACTATTCAAATCTATCACCAATTCACTTTCATTACCAGTTTATGGACTACAACGTCGACCTCTCTTGTCAAT TAAATGAAATTCTACCTGGATTCAGGAGCCTTTTCAAATGCACCATACCTGATTCAGGGaag GTAGAACTACAACACTTGACTAACTACACTGGAATTACTGGATGCATTGGACTCGAAGGAAACTTAGAAAGAGGATATGATCCTGTTCTGAACTTATCGGGTCTTGTGGGAACAAACATCTTGTCACTTGGAGCCAATGTTGCTTTAGACATACCAACAAGAACATTCAGTAATCTGAATGCTGGATTAAGCCTCAACACTCCCTTCCTTGTTGCTTCCTTGACCAC GCATGACAGTTTCGACATTCTGAAAGCCTCCTGTTATCATGAAGTGAACCCCCTAAGCAAAACCGCCATTGCAGCAGAGCTGAAGCATAGCTTGTCAATGGGGGAGACTAGTGCCACCATTGGTGCTCAGCATGCAGTTCTTCCGGAAACATTAGTAAAGGCTCGATTTGACACCTTTGGCAAGGCAGGTGCTGTTATTCAACAAGGGTTCTGGGAGAGGTTTTATGTGTCTATGGCTGGAGAAGTGGATTTTAAGACCACAGATAATAATTTACATCCCAAGGTTGGAGTATCTGTGGCTTTAAAACCCTAG
- the LOC108345912 gene encoding protein QUIRKY isoform X1, which translates to MTTPFQQPPQTVRRLVVEVIDARNLLPKDGQGSSSPYVVADFDGQRKRTTTRFKELNPVWNEPLEFIVSDPDNMEFEELEVEVYNDKKFGNGSGRKNHFLGRVKLYGTQFSRRGEEALVYYTLEKRSVFSWIRGEIGLRIYYYDEMLNEEEKPPPQQPEEQGERPEQERNRPPPGMVVVEEGRVFEAPGPMDQCVPLPTGLPHSPHVVLVEESPPPVVHVQQDPPLPEMSEPPLSEMPFHPEVRKMQANRGERVKILKRPNGDYSPKDISAKKTGNESERVHPFDLVEPMQYLFVKIVKARGVAPPSDAPFVKVRTSSHYMRSKPANFRPNEPTDSPEWNQVFALGYNKTDANSATLEISLWDSSTENFLGGVCFDLSDVPVRDPPDSPLAPQWYRLEGGTADQNPGRVSGDIQLSVWIGTQSDDAFPEAWISDAPHVAHTRSKVYQSPKLWYLRVTVVEAQDLNIAPNLPPLTAPEVRVKVQLGFQSQRTRRGSMNHRSLSFHWNEDLLFVAGEPLEDSVILLIEDRTSKEVALLGHIVVPLSSIEQRIDERHVAAKWFPLEGGPYCGRVFLRLCLEGGYHVLDEAAHVCSDFRPTAKQLWKPPVGILELGILGARGLLPMKSKGGGKGSTDAYCVAKYGKKWVRTRTVTDSFDPRWNEQYTWQVYDPCTVLTVGVFDNWRMFADVPEDRPDCRIGKVRIRVSTLESNRVYTNSYPLLVLTRTGLKKMGEIELAVRFACPSLLPDTCAVYGQPLLPRMHYLRPLGVAQQEALRGAATKMVAQWLARSEPPMGHEVVRYMLDADSHVWSMRKSKANWFRIVAVLAWAIGLAKWLDDIRRWKNPVTTVLLHILYLVLVWYPDLIVPTGFLYVVLIGIWYYRFRPKIPAGMDTRLSQAEAVDPDELDEEFDTMPSSKPPDIIRMRYDRLRMLAARVQTVLGDFATQGERVQALVSWRDPRATKLFIGVCLAITVTLYAMPPKMVAVALGFYYLRHPMFRNPMPSATLNFFRRLPSLSDRLIKQN; encoded by the exons ATGACGACGCCGTTTCAGCAACCACCCCAAACCGTACGGAGACTGGTCGTAGAAGTCATCGACGCGCGCAATCTTCTCCCCAAAGATGGCCAAGGTAGCTCCAGCCCTTACGTGGTCGCGGACTTCGACGGCCAGAGGAAGCGAACCACCACCCGCTTCAAGGAGCTGAACCCGGTCTGGAACGAGCCCCTCGAGTTCATTGTGTCCGACCCAGATAATATGGAGTTCGAGGAGCTCGAAGTTGAGGTCTACAACGATAAGAAGTTCGGCAACGGTAGCGGACGCAAGAACCACTTCCTCGGGAGGGTTAAACTGTATGGTACTCAGTTTTCCCGAAGAGGCGAAGAAGCTCTTGTTTACTACACGCTGGAGAAGAGGAGTGTCTTCAGTTGGATAAGGGGAGAGATTGGCCTCAGGATTTATTACTATGATGAAATGCTTAATGAAGAGGAGAAACCGCCGCCGCAGCAGCCGGAGGAGCAGGGTGAGAGACCGGAGCAAGAGCGGAACAGGCCTCCGCCGGGAATGGTGGTTGTTGAGGAGGGAAGGGTTTTCGAGGCGCCTGGACCGATGGACCAATGCGTGCCTCTTCCTACTGGTCTTCCTCATTCGCCGCATGTAGTGCTTGTGGAGGAATCGCCGCCTCCGGTGGTTCATGTTCAGCAGGATCCGCCGTTGCCGGAAATGTCTGAGCCTCCGCTGTCGGAAATGCCGTTTCATCCGGAGGTGAGGAAAATGCAGGCCAACAGAGGCGAGAGGGTGAAGATTTTGAAGCGGCCCAACGGGGACTACTCGCCTAAAGATATCTCTGCAAAGAAAACGGGTAATGAGTCCGAGAGGGTTCATCCGTTCGATCTGGTGGAGCCGATGCAGTATCTGTTTGTCAAAATCGTGAAAGCTCGCGGGGTTGCTCCTCCCAGTGATGCCCCGTTCGTGAAGGTCAGGACGTCGAGCCACTACATGAGATCGAAGCCAGCGAATTTCAGGCCCAACGAGCCCACTGATTCGCCGGAGTGGAACCAGGTATTTGCGCTTGGTTACAACAAGACCGACGCTAACAGCGCCACCCTGGAGATTTCCCTCTGGGATTCCTCGACAGAAAATTTTCTGGGCGGTGTTTGCTTCGACCTTTCCGATGTTCCAGTGAGGGATCCTCCCGACAGTCCCTTGGCGCCGCAATGGTACCGTCTTGAAGGAGGAACTGCCGATCAGAATCCTGGCAGAGTTTCCGGCGACATTCAGCTCTCTGTTTGGATTGGCACGCAATCCGACGACGCATTCCCAGAAGCGTGGATCTCAGATGCACCGCATGTTGCACATACTCGATCCAAGGTTTACCAATCGCCAAAGCTCTGGTACCTTCGCGTGACGGTAGTGGAAGCACAAGACCTTAATATTGCGCCGAATCTGCCTCCACTGACAGCGCCGGAAGTGAGGGTGAAGGTGCAACTAGGGTTCCAATCGCAGCGAACAAGACGAGGATCAATGAACCACAGAAGCTTATCCTTCCACTGGAACGAGGACCTTCTCTTCGTGGCCGGGGAGCCTCTGGAAGATTCTGTCATCCTTCTGATAGAAGATCGCACTAGCAAGGAAGTGGCTCTCCTAGGCCACATCGTGGTTCCGCTGAGCTCCATTGAGCAACGAATAGACGAGCGACACGTGGCGGCGAAATGGTTCCCGTTAGAAGGTGGGCCCTACTGCGGGCGAGTCTTCCTGCGTCTCTGCTTGGAGGGCGGGTATCACGTTCTGGACGAAGCGGCGCACGTGTGCAGCGATTTCCGTCCCACGGCGAAGCAGTTATGGAAACCGCCGGTGGGTATTCTAGAGCTGGGGATTTTGGGCGCTCGAGGGCTCCTTCCGATGAAATCAAAAGGCGGTGGAAAAGGCTCCACCGATGCCTACTGTGTGGCCAAGTATGGGAAAAAGTGGGTCCGAACCCGCACCGTAACCGACAGCTTTGATCCACGCTGGAACGAGCAGTACACGTGGCAGGTTTACGATCCCTGCACGGTCCTTACCGTTGGAGTGTTCGACAACTGGCGCATGTTTGCTGACGTGCCAGAAGATAGGCCCGATTGCCGTATCGGCAAGGTTCGCATACGCGTCTCTACGCTTGAGAGCAACAGGGTGTACACCAATTCCTACCCCCTCCTAGTCCTCACACGAACCGGGTTGAAGAAAATGGGAGAAATAGAGTTAGCGGTTCGTTTCGCCTGCCCCTCCTTGTTGCCCGACACCTGTGCAGTTTACGGTCAGCCACTGCTTCCACGAATGCACTATCTGCGGCCGCTGGGAGTGGCGCAGCAGGAGGCGCTGCGTGGGGCCGCGACAAAGATGGTGGCGCAGTGGCTGGCCAGGTCAGAGCCACCGATGGGGCACGAGGTAGTTCGATACATGTTAGATGCAGACTCGCACGTTTGGAGCATGAGGAAGAGCAAGGCGAATTGGTTCAGAATCGTGGCGGTTTTGGCTTGGGCCATTGGTTTGGCGAAATGGTTGGATGATATAAGAAGGTGGAAGAACCCTGTTACCACGGTGCTGCTCCACATTCTTTACTTAGTGCTTGTTTGGTATCCAGATTTGATTGTCCCCACAGGGTTCTTATACGTGGTCTTAATTGGGATATGGTATTACCGGTTCAGGCCGAAAATACCGGCTGGGATGGATACCCGGTTGTCTCAGGCGGAAGCGGTTGACCCGGATGAGTTGGACGAGGAATTTGACACCATGCCAAGTTCTAAACCACCGGATATAATCCGAATGCGGTATGATAGGTTAAGAATGCTGGCAGCTCGAGTCCAAACGGTGTTGGGTGATTTTGCAACCCAGGGAGAGAGGGTTCAAGCCTTGGTTAGTTGGAGAGATCCCAGGGCTACCAAGTTGTTCATTGGAGTATGCCTTGCCATAACTGTCACACTCTATGCAATGCCGCCAAAAATGGTGGCCGTCGCCCTAGGCTTTTATTACCTCCGCCACCCCATGTTCCGGAACCCAATGCCCTCCGCCACCTTGAACTTTTTCCGTCGACTTCCCAGCCTCTCCGATCGCTTGAT AAAACAGAATTGA
- the LOC108345912 gene encoding protein QUIRKY isoform X2: MTTPFQQPPQTVRRLVVEVIDARNLLPKDGQGSSSPYVVADFDGQRKRTTTRFKELNPVWNEPLEFIVSDPDNMEFEELEVEVYNDKKFGNGSGRKNHFLGRVKLYGTQFSRRGEEALVYYTLEKRSVFSWIRGEIGLRIYYYDEMLNEEEKPPPQQPEEQGERPEQERNRPPPGMVVVEEGRVFEAPGPMDQCVPLPTGLPHSPHVVLVEESPPPVVHVQQDPPLPEMSEPPLSEMPFHPEVRKMQANRGERVKILKRPNGDYSPKDISAKKTGNESERVHPFDLVEPMQYLFVKIVKARGVAPPSDAPFVKVRTSSHYMRSKPANFRPNEPTDSPEWNQVFALGYNKTDANSATLEISLWDSSTENFLGGVCFDLSDVPVRDPPDSPLAPQWYRLEGGTADQNPGRVSGDIQLSVWIGTQSDDAFPEAWISDAPHVAHTRSKVYQSPKLWYLRVTVVEAQDLNIAPNLPPLTAPEVRVKVQLGFQSQRTRRGSMNHRSLSFHWNEDLLFVAGEPLEDSVILLIEDRTSKEVALLGHIVVPLSSIEQRIDERHVAAKWFPLEGGPYCGRVFLRLCLEGGYHVLDEAAHVCSDFRPTAKQLWKPPVGILELGILGARGLLPMKSKGGGKGSTDAYCVAKYGKKWVRTRTVTDSFDPRWNEQYTWQVYDPCTVLTVGVFDNWRMFADVPEDRPDCRIGKVRIRVSTLESNRVYTNSYPLLVLTRTGLKKMGEIELAVRFACPSLLPDTCAVYGQPLLPRMHYLRPLGVAQQEALRGAATKMVAQWLARSEPPMGHEVVRYMLDADSHVWSMRKSKANWFRIVAVLAWAIGLAKWLDDIRRWKNPVTTVLLHILYLVLVWYPDLIVPTGFLYVVLIGIWYYRFRPKIPAGMDTRLSQAEAVDPDELDEEFDTMPSSKPPDIIRMRYDRLRMLAARVQTVLGDFATQGERVQALVSWRDPRATKLFIGVCLAITVTLYAMPPKMVAVALGFYYLRHPMFRNPMPSATLNFFRRLPSLSDRLM, translated from the coding sequence ATGACGACGCCGTTTCAGCAACCACCCCAAACCGTACGGAGACTGGTCGTAGAAGTCATCGACGCGCGCAATCTTCTCCCCAAAGATGGCCAAGGTAGCTCCAGCCCTTACGTGGTCGCGGACTTCGACGGCCAGAGGAAGCGAACCACCACCCGCTTCAAGGAGCTGAACCCGGTCTGGAACGAGCCCCTCGAGTTCATTGTGTCCGACCCAGATAATATGGAGTTCGAGGAGCTCGAAGTTGAGGTCTACAACGATAAGAAGTTCGGCAACGGTAGCGGACGCAAGAACCACTTCCTCGGGAGGGTTAAACTGTATGGTACTCAGTTTTCCCGAAGAGGCGAAGAAGCTCTTGTTTACTACACGCTGGAGAAGAGGAGTGTCTTCAGTTGGATAAGGGGAGAGATTGGCCTCAGGATTTATTACTATGATGAAATGCTTAATGAAGAGGAGAAACCGCCGCCGCAGCAGCCGGAGGAGCAGGGTGAGAGACCGGAGCAAGAGCGGAACAGGCCTCCGCCGGGAATGGTGGTTGTTGAGGAGGGAAGGGTTTTCGAGGCGCCTGGACCGATGGACCAATGCGTGCCTCTTCCTACTGGTCTTCCTCATTCGCCGCATGTAGTGCTTGTGGAGGAATCGCCGCCTCCGGTGGTTCATGTTCAGCAGGATCCGCCGTTGCCGGAAATGTCTGAGCCTCCGCTGTCGGAAATGCCGTTTCATCCGGAGGTGAGGAAAATGCAGGCCAACAGAGGCGAGAGGGTGAAGATTTTGAAGCGGCCCAACGGGGACTACTCGCCTAAAGATATCTCTGCAAAGAAAACGGGTAATGAGTCCGAGAGGGTTCATCCGTTCGATCTGGTGGAGCCGATGCAGTATCTGTTTGTCAAAATCGTGAAAGCTCGCGGGGTTGCTCCTCCCAGTGATGCCCCGTTCGTGAAGGTCAGGACGTCGAGCCACTACATGAGATCGAAGCCAGCGAATTTCAGGCCCAACGAGCCCACTGATTCGCCGGAGTGGAACCAGGTATTTGCGCTTGGTTACAACAAGACCGACGCTAACAGCGCCACCCTGGAGATTTCCCTCTGGGATTCCTCGACAGAAAATTTTCTGGGCGGTGTTTGCTTCGACCTTTCCGATGTTCCAGTGAGGGATCCTCCCGACAGTCCCTTGGCGCCGCAATGGTACCGTCTTGAAGGAGGAACTGCCGATCAGAATCCTGGCAGAGTTTCCGGCGACATTCAGCTCTCTGTTTGGATTGGCACGCAATCCGACGACGCATTCCCAGAAGCGTGGATCTCAGATGCACCGCATGTTGCACATACTCGATCCAAGGTTTACCAATCGCCAAAGCTCTGGTACCTTCGCGTGACGGTAGTGGAAGCACAAGACCTTAATATTGCGCCGAATCTGCCTCCACTGACAGCGCCGGAAGTGAGGGTGAAGGTGCAACTAGGGTTCCAATCGCAGCGAACAAGACGAGGATCAATGAACCACAGAAGCTTATCCTTCCACTGGAACGAGGACCTTCTCTTCGTGGCCGGGGAGCCTCTGGAAGATTCTGTCATCCTTCTGATAGAAGATCGCACTAGCAAGGAAGTGGCTCTCCTAGGCCACATCGTGGTTCCGCTGAGCTCCATTGAGCAACGAATAGACGAGCGACACGTGGCGGCGAAATGGTTCCCGTTAGAAGGTGGGCCCTACTGCGGGCGAGTCTTCCTGCGTCTCTGCTTGGAGGGCGGGTATCACGTTCTGGACGAAGCGGCGCACGTGTGCAGCGATTTCCGTCCCACGGCGAAGCAGTTATGGAAACCGCCGGTGGGTATTCTAGAGCTGGGGATTTTGGGCGCTCGAGGGCTCCTTCCGATGAAATCAAAAGGCGGTGGAAAAGGCTCCACCGATGCCTACTGTGTGGCCAAGTATGGGAAAAAGTGGGTCCGAACCCGCACCGTAACCGACAGCTTTGATCCACGCTGGAACGAGCAGTACACGTGGCAGGTTTACGATCCCTGCACGGTCCTTACCGTTGGAGTGTTCGACAACTGGCGCATGTTTGCTGACGTGCCAGAAGATAGGCCCGATTGCCGTATCGGCAAGGTTCGCATACGCGTCTCTACGCTTGAGAGCAACAGGGTGTACACCAATTCCTACCCCCTCCTAGTCCTCACACGAACCGGGTTGAAGAAAATGGGAGAAATAGAGTTAGCGGTTCGTTTCGCCTGCCCCTCCTTGTTGCCCGACACCTGTGCAGTTTACGGTCAGCCACTGCTTCCACGAATGCACTATCTGCGGCCGCTGGGAGTGGCGCAGCAGGAGGCGCTGCGTGGGGCCGCGACAAAGATGGTGGCGCAGTGGCTGGCCAGGTCAGAGCCACCGATGGGGCACGAGGTAGTTCGATACATGTTAGATGCAGACTCGCACGTTTGGAGCATGAGGAAGAGCAAGGCGAATTGGTTCAGAATCGTGGCGGTTTTGGCTTGGGCCATTGGTTTGGCGAAATGGTTGGATGATATAAGAAGGTGGAAGAACCCTGTTACCACGGTGCTGCTCCACATTCTTTACTTAGTGCTTGTTTGGTATCCAGATTTGATTGTCCCCACAGGGTTCTTATACGTGGTCTTAATTGGGATATGGTATTACCGGTTCAGGCCGAAAATACCGGCTGGGATGGATACCCGGTTGTCTCAGGCGGAAGCGGTTGACCCGGATGAGTTGGACGAGGAATTTGACACCATGCCAAGTTCTAAACCACCGGATATAATCCGAATGCGGTATGATAGGTTAAGAATGCTGGCAGCTCGAGTCCAAACGGTGTTGGGTGATTTTGCAACCCAGGGAGAGAGGGTTCAAGCCTTGGTTAGTTGGAGAGATCCCAGGGCTACCAAGTTGTTCATTGGAGTATGCCTTGCCATAACTGTCACACTCTATGCAATGCCGCCAAAAATGGTGGCCGTCGCCCTAGGCTTTTATTACCTCCGCCACCCCATGTTCCGGAACCCAATGCCCTCCGCCACCTTGAACTTTTTCCGTCGACTTCCCAGCCTCTCCGATCGCTTGATGTAG
- the LOC108345927 gene encoding uncharacterized protein LOC108345927: MARARGDRMVGGRTSAGTPVLQQIVPNSGWTQDSAGHYLLVDLPEFRKEEVKLQVDSYGRIVVKGERQINAWKHDHFRLTFPAPLDSDMDRIAGKFDGGVLYVTIPKQVTQHSKVGELGKVGNGKLERAEENGSHRHGNGEDDRAKENDSHRRGNEVTRTEKNDSQEHGNDKVERTEENDSRASEHDKDTEQEVKRNENERIKEFPEQVIRKWEEESMLRGAVDVLRENKGIVVTAVVAFSLGFLVYRKFNSSVS, encoded by the exons ATGGCCAGGGCTAGGGGGGATAGAATGGTTGGAGGAAGAACGTCGGCAGGAACTCCAGTTCTACAACAGATAGTACCTAATTCTGGATGGACACAGGACTCTGCGGGCCATTACCTTCTGGTGGATCTTCCTG AATTCAGGAAGGAAGAGGTGAAGCTCCAAGTTGATAGCTATGGCCGTATTGTTGTAAAGGGAGAAAGGCAAATAAATGCGTGGAAACACGACCATTTTCGGCTGACTTTTCCTGCTCCACTGGACTCTGATATGGATAGGATAGCCGGAAAGTTTGACGGTGGAGTCCTTTATGTCACTATCCCCAAGCAAGTAACGCAACATAGCAAAGTAGGTGAACTCGGGAAAGTTGGAAATGGCAAACTTGAAAGGGCAGAAGAAAATGGTAGCCATCGACATGGAAATGGTGAAGATGACAGAGCAAAAGAAAACGATAGCCATCGGCGTGGAAATGAAGTTACAAGAACAGAAAAAAATGATAGTCAAGAGCATGGAAATGACAAAGTTGAAAGAACAGAAGAAAATGATAGCCGTGCCAGTGAACATGACAAAGATACAGAGcaagaagtaaaaagaaatgaaaatgagCGCATCAAAGAATTTCCGGAACAAGTAATAAGGAAGTGGGAGGAAGAATCCATGTTAAGAGGCGCAGTTGATGTTTTGAGGGAAAACAAAGGAATTGTTGTAACAGCTGTTGTAGCCTTTTCCTTAGGGTTCTTGGTATATCGCAAATTCAACAGCAGTGTAAGTTAA